In Candidatus Neomarinimicrobiota bacterium, one genomic interval encodes:
- a CDS encoding cold shock domain-containing protein translates to MTDQVVNGVVKWFNDEKGYGFIQQEDGPDVFVHYRAINSEGRRSLKEGQNVTFNVTQGEKGPQAENVTAV, encoded by the coding sequence ATGACTGATCAAGTAGTCAACGGTGTGGTTAAGTGGTTCAATGATGAAAAGGGCTACGGATTTATTCAGCAGGAAGACGGTCCAGATGTGTTTGTTCATTATCGAGCGATCAATTCAGAAGGCCGCCGCTCTCTGAAAGAGGGACAAAATGTTACTTTTAATGTCACACAGGGCGAAAAAGGTCCTCAGGCTGAGAACGTTACTGCTGTCTAA